A region of the Sodalis ligni genome:
TATCAGGACGAAGCCTTTGCCCGCGACCATAACGTTGAGTTTGTTACGTTGGATTCACTGGTGCGACAGAGCGATTTCATTACGCTTCATACGCCGTTGACCACCGAGACCCGCAACCTGTTCGATGAAGCGCGGCTGAAACGTATGAAAAAAAGCGCCTTCCTGATTAATGTTTCCCGTGGCGGCGTGGTGGACGAAAACGCGCTGTATGATGCGTTGGTTGATCACGTCATCGCCGGTGCCGCGGCGGATGTGTTTGAACAGGAACCGTTAAAGACCCATCCATTATTTAGCTTAGATAATTTTATACCAACATCACATATCGCGGGGTATACCGACGGCGCCATCAGCGCCATCGGTGCCCGTTGTGTGGAACAGATTATTCAGTGCGTGGTACACCAGCAAAGACCTGTAAATATCATGAATTCACTTTGATGGTATTTAATAATGGGGAGAATGGCTATTTTCTCCCCGGGTATAGTACTCGATATGGTGCTCATTTATTCAAATAAGCGCCACTCTATATTGGGCCAATCATCATGAACGATGCCGCAACGAAATCTCGTATCCGCTGGTGGGTCGCCGGCTTAATGTGGCTTGCCATTGCCATTAATTATGTTGACCGCACGGTGCTCTCCGCTTCCGCGCCGCAATTGATTAAAGAGCTCAGTTTAAATCCTGAGACCATGGGCCTGGTGATGGCCGCATTTTTTTGGTCTTATTCGTTATTGCAAATTCCCGGCGGTTGGTTTGCCGATCGTTTCGGCCAGAAAAAAGGGCTGGGATTGGCGCTGGGCTGGTGGTCCGTCGCCACCGCGGCCATGGGACTGGCCACAGGATTCAAATCCCTGCTGGCGCTGCGATTGGCCTTGGGAGTGGGCGAGGCCGCCGCTTATCCGAGCAATGCCGGCATCACCGCCCGCTGGTTCCCGGACAAGGAGCGCGCCACGGTGTCAGGCCTGTTCGACAGCGCCTCGAAGTTCGGCAGCGCCGTGGCCATGCCGCTCATCGTTTGGCTTATCTATATGTTTGACTGGCGCATGACGTTCGTGATAACCGGTGCGGTCGGCCTGGTATGGCTGATTGCCTGGTATATTATCTATGCCGAAAACCCGGAAGACCATAAACATATCAGTTCGCAGGAAGTCCGCTATATTCGCGACGGGCAGTTACAAAAACACGGCGATAAATCGGTCCTGCCGATAAAATGGTATAAGCTGCTGCGTTATCGCAATATCTGGGCGATGTGCATCGGGTTTTTCACCATTAACTATACCTCCTATTTTTTCATTACCTGGCTGCCGACCTATTTGGTAAAAGACAAAGGAATGGACTTTATCAATATGGGGATGGTGGCCGCGCTGCCGCTGCTGTGCGGCATGATCATGGAGGTGGCGGCGGGCTGGGCCTCGGATGTCGTCGCCCACAAAAAAATCCTCTCCCTCACCGCCACCCGCAAGCTGTTTCTGACCATCGGTCTGCTGCTGGCGCTGTGTATCGGTTTCGCCCCGTTTACCCAATCCGTGTTCATGACCGTATTGCTGCTGTGCGTGGCAAAATCGGGCACGACCATTGCGGCGTCGCAAGTGTGGGCCCTGCCGGGGGACGTGGCGCCGAAAAACAGCGTCTCTATGGTGGCCGGTTTGCAAAACACCGTCTCGAATTTCGGCGGGGCCATCGGACCGGTTGTTACCGGCTTTATTGTGGCGACAACCGGCTCCTTTACCTATGCTTTGGTGTTTTCCGCCGCGCTGGTGGTGGTGGGGATTCTGAATTACCTGTTTTTGCTCGGTAGGGTTGAACCCATCGAGCCTGAAATTTCCGGTCCC
Encoded here:
- a CDS encoding MFS transporter translates to MNDAATKSRIRWWVAGLMWLAIAINYVDRTVLSASAPQLIKELSLNPETMGLVMAAFFWSYSLLQIPGGWFADRFGQKKGLGLALGWWSVATAAMGLATGFKSLLALRLALGVGEAAAYPSNAGITARWFPDKERATVSGLFDSASKFGSAVAMPLIVWLIYMFDWRMTFVITGAVGLVWLIAWYIIYAENPEDHKHISSQEVRYIRDGQLQKHGDKSVLPIKWYKLLRYRNIWAMCIGFFTINYTSYFFITWLPTYLVKDKGMDFINMGMVAALPLLCGMIMEVAAGWASDVVAHKKILSLTATRKLFLTIGLLLALCIGFAPFTQSVFMTVLLLCVAKSGTTIAASQVWALPGDVAPKNSVSMVAGLQNTVSNFGGAIGPVVTGFIVATTGSFTYALVFSAALVVVGILNYLFLLGRVEPIEPEISGPAPQASVDHI